Proteins from a genomic interval of Chionomys nivalis chromosome 7, mChiNiv1.1, whole genome shotgun sequence:
- the LOC130877908 gene encoding olfactory receptor 2T4-like yields the protein MNIITWMSNYTGQSDFTLVGFFNQSKHPTLLAMVIFVIFLITLSGNALLILLILSDTRLHTPMYFFISQLSLMDMMYISVTVPKMLMDQVLGSHRISAAACGMQMFLYVTLAGSEFFLLATMSYDRYVAICHPLRYPVLMSSRVCLLLMSVCWFLGSLDGFMFTPVTMTFPFCGSREIHHYFCEVPAVTKLSCSDTWLYGTFMYLCCVLMLLIPVIVISSSYSFILLTVLRMNSAEGRKKALATCSSHMTVVILFYGAAVYTYMLPASFHTPEKDMVVSVFYTILTPLLNPLIYSLRNKNVTEALKKLLGVKPLFQEAVK from the coding sequence ATGAACATTATCACCTGGATGAGCAACTACACTGGACAGTCAGATTTCACCCTGGTGGGATTCTTCAATCAATCCAAACACCCGACTCTGCTTGCTATGGTCATATTTGTGATTTTCCTGATAACTTTGTCTGGCAATGCCCTCCTGATCCTTCTGATACTCTCTGACACCCGgctccacacacccatgtactttttcATCAGCCAGTTGTCCCTCATGGACATGATGTACATTTCTGTCACTGTGCCCAAGATGCTCATGGACCAGGTCCTGGGGAGCCACAGGATCTCAGCTGCTGCCTGTGGGATGCAGATGTTCCTCTATGTGACACTAGCAGGTTCAGAATTTTTCCTTTTAGCTACCATGtcttatgaccgctatgtggccatctgccatCCACTCCGTTATCCTGTCCTCATGAGCAGTAGGGTGTGTCTCCTCCTGATGTCTGTCTGTTGGTTCCTGGGATCCTTGGATGGTTTCATGTTCACCCCTGTCACCATGACCTTCCCATTCTGTGGATCCCGGGAGATCCATCACTACTTCTGTGAGGTCCCTGCTGTGACAAAACTCTCCTGCTCAGACACCTGGCTCTATGGGACCTTCATGTACCTGTGCTGTGTGCTCATGCTTCTCATCCCTGTGATAGTCATCTCAAGCTCCTACTCCTTCATCCTCCTCACAGTTCTCAGGATGAACTCGGCAGAGGGCAGGAAGAAGGCCCTCGCCACCTGCTCCTCCCACATGACCGTGGTCATCCTCTTCTATGGTGCTGCTGTCTATACCTACatgctccctgcctccttccacaCCCCAGAGAAGGACATGGTGGTGTCTGTGTTTTACACAATACTCACCCCTCTGTTGAATCCACTGATCTACAGTCTTAGGAATAAGAATGTCACAGAGGCTCTGAAGAAATTATTGGGTGTAAAACCGCTCTTTCAAGAAGCAGTAAAATAA